Proteins encoded within one genomic window of Ovis aries strain OAR_USU_Benz2616 breed Rambouillet chromosome 1, ARS-UI_Ramb_v3.0, whole genome shotgun sequence:
- the LOC101123010 gene encoding stefin-C — protein sequence MWGPQAGGFSEPQAATAEIQAIADQVKSQLEEKENKKFPVFKAVEFRSQVVAGMNYLIKVQVDEDDFMHIQAFESLPHENKPVALTSYQTNKGRHDELTYF from the exons ATGTGGGGGCCACAGGCCGGCGGGTTCTCAGAACCTCAGGCTGCCACAGCCGAGATCCAGGCCATCGCGGACCAG GTGAAGTCccagctggaggagaaggagaacaAGAAGTTCCCAGTGTTCAAGGCTGTGGAATTCAGGAGCCAGGTGGTCGCCGGGATGAACTACTTGATCAAG GTTCAAGTGGACGAGGATGACTTCATGCACATCCAAGCGTTTGAAAGCCTCCCGCACGAGAACAAGCCCGTGGCCTTGACCAGCTACCAGACCAACAAAGGCAGGCATGACGAGCTGACCTACTTCTAG